Proteins encoded within one genomic window of Dyadobacter chenhuakuii:
- a CDS encoding DedA family protein, translated as MEFLTQFVDFFLHLDKHLFNIVEEYGTLTYVILFLIVFTETGLVIMPLLPGDSLLFAAGAIAANEGTGLNVWLIIIILIVAALLGDNLNYFVGKKFGGEIKKRERILFLKREYLEKTEAFYEKHGGSTVIMARFIPIVRTVAPFVAGAGSMNYSKYIVYCVIGAILWVPSLTLLGYFFGNMEIVKKNFELVIFGIIGFSILPMIYQYLKSRFAKPNVA; from the coding sequence ATGGAATTTTTAACGCAATTCGTCGATTTCTTCCTGCATCTCGACAAGCATTTATTCAACATTGTTGAGGAATACGGAACATTAACTTACGTAATTCTTTTCCTCATTGTCTTCACAGAAACTGGCCTTGTAATTATGCCATTGCTGCCAGGTGATTCACTTTTATTTGCTGCGGGCGCCATTGCTGCCAACGAAGGAACCGGCCTGAATGTCTGGCTGATCATTATCATTCTCATCGTTGCGGCCCTTTTAGGAGACAATCTCAATTATTTCGTGGGGAAAAAATTTGGGGGAGAAATCAAGAAGCGGGAACGCATTCTATTCCTGAAAAGGGAATATCTTGAAAAAACCGAAGCATTCTATGAAAAACATGGCGGAAGCACGGTGATCATGGCGCGTTTCATTCCGATCGTTCGTACAGTAGCACCTTTCGTGGCTGGTGCGGGAAGCATGAATTATTCAAAATACATCGTTTACTGCGTAATTGGAGCGATTCTTTGGGTTCCTTCACTTACATTGCTGGGCTATTTCTTCGGCAATATGGAGATCGTTAAAAAGAACTTTGAACTGGTTATCTTCGGAATTATCGGATTCTCAATCCTCCCAATGATATATCAATATCTGAAAAGCAGATTTGCAAAACCGAATGTAGCGTAA
- a CDS encoding phosphosulfolactate synthase: MNFTLSQVPARSEKPRKKGITMVMDKGLSVRETEDMLSIASPYIDIVKLGWATSFVSPNLNEKLAVYKNANIPVYFGGTLFEAFVVRNQFDDYRKLLDKYDLKYAEVSDGSIEMNQDVKCEFIRTLAQQVTVLSEVGSKDENKIIPPYKWIQLIKSELQAGAWKVIGEARESGNVGLFRASGEVRQGLVEEILTEIAFEDMLWEAPQKSQQVWFVKLLGANVNLGNIAPSELIPLETIRLGLRGDTFNHFLNAKTKQKWKIDSK, from the coding sequence CACCATGGTAATGGATAAAGGACTGAGTGTCAGGGAAACAGAAGACATGCTATCCATTGCATCCCCCTATATTGATATCGTAAAACTAGGTTGGGCGACCTCTTTCGTAAGCCCGAATCTCAACGAAAAACTGGCGGTCTATAAAAACGCAAACATTCCGGTCTACTTCGGCGGGACGCTTTTTGAGGCTTTTGTGGTAAGAAACCAGTTTGACGATTACCGGAAGCTGCTCGACAAGTATGACCTCAAATATGCAGAGGTTTCGGATGGTTCCATTGAAATGAACCAGGATGTAAAATGTGAGTTCATTCGCACGCTGGCCCAGCAGGTTACGGTCCTTTCTGAGGTGGGTTCAAAGGATGAGAATAAAATTATCCCTCCTTACAAATGGATCCAGCTGATCAAATCGGAATTGCAGGCGGGTGCGTGGAAAGTGATCGGAGAGGCGCGCGAGTCTGGTAATGTTGGTTTATTCCGTGCCAGTGGCGAAGTTCGCCAGGGTTTGGTAGAAGAGATCCTCACCGAGATTGCATTCGAAGATATGCTTTGGGAGGCGCCCCAAAAATCACAGCAGGTTTGGTTTGTGAAACTCCTGGGTGCCAATGTAAATTTAGGAAACATTGCTCCAAGCGAGCTAATTCCACTCGAAACAATCCGCCTTGGATTGCGTGGTGATACATTCAATCACTTTCTGAATGCAAAGACCAAACAGAAATGGAAAATTGATTCCAAGTAG